One Paenibacillus sp. FSL H7-0737 DNA segment encodes these proteins:
- a CDS encoding alpha/beta hydrolase produces the protein MSKSLCFVPGKYVPLSRFILSGGSEPIALPVTRAVADYLKLHNAELLLACLRSGEVTFHRAAWSTLREDTVEAENADGTQNSEEGVFVLVSPLLTNTLPVVSHWDNSAAEGKGGFRYGGTDGIGTLRMDEAGEKVVAEHVVLYNNDPDSPYVYNTEDYQLFGSNEGDKALKTPQFERYIGDRYSLYAVDDLVAISLSDRILKTFGYPVVFCNETADDGALLSNAPVFQLISGSLLVTKNGQHSLASYILPPNWSAKNVKGYPLLFNGYYDANENTFSTVGPSFLEIIGKTLASTGKGVVGVLWNGEGYIGSRSLQGSIYAGIGTAIAKGQDSYGGDAEQVVAVGGSRGGLTALLAGGNPLRLPYRVRYTLCYAPPLILNGLTREFAEGACPLIWHVAEVDTGYRDIWKKDWRHPQTGRSGIETLLQTLTGAGNSASLRETTGLESDFFLDGLKASGTKLLINHGTHDAFTLSRFSFAFAALVRRHGIPLRHEIGYRFGHNNCTDLYEQAALCLKAILQEQELEFTGTVHYRRRSPAAGEWEQTERFVPVHQPVFLEAPKFVAVGSPVAWTLYGEPGMEYRLELGILDQQAWEQKQQVVRNECITLASGVLPDKQHPLELCSWQDGVSQLADGQHAGYYLYELSYRLKGEQDWNVVSPSRVPQPGVEPQAVLRILEEQPNPASEAFRAEAAVLCISSGLSEA, from the coding sequence ATGAGTAAATCATTATGTTTTGTACCGGGGAAATACGTTCCGCTAAGTCGCTTTATTCTGAGTGGTGGATCTGAACCCATTGCTCTACCCGTTACTAGGGCTGTGGCCGATTACTTAAAATTGCACAACGCAGAACTACTGCTAGCCTGCTTGCGGAGCGGTGAAGTGACTTTCCACAGAGCCGCTTGGTCAACCCTGCGAGAGGATACAGTCGAGGCTGAGAACGCTGATGGAACCCAGAATTCAGAGGAAGGAGTGTTCGTATTGGTCAGCCCGTTGCTGACCAATACGCTTCCAGTAGTGTCACACTGGGATAACAGTGCTGCTGAGGGGAAAGGCGGCTTCCGTTATGGTGGGACCGACGGCATCGGGACCCTGCGGATGGACGAAGCTGGAGAGAAGGTTGTAGCTGAGCATGTAGTGCTCTATAATAACGATCCAGATAGCCCTTATGTATACAATACCGAAGATTATCAGTTGTTCGGCAGTAACGAAGGGGATAAAGCACTTAAAACCCCGCAATTTGAACGCTATATTGGTGACCGCTACAGTCTCTATGCAGTAGATGATTTAGTTGCCATCTCCTTGAGCGACCGTATCCTGAAGACCTTCGGGTATCCGGTGGTCTTCTGTAATGAAACCGCTGACGATGGGGCTCTTTTAAGCAATGCGCCTGTGTTTCAGCTCATCAGCGGCAGTCTGTTAGTTACGAAGAACGGTCAGCATAGCCTTGCGTCCTATATTTTGCCGCCCAATTGGAGTGCGAAAAATGTTAAGGGCTATCCGCTGTTATTCAACGGTTATTATGATGCCAATGAAAATACCTTCAGCACTGTAGGTCCCTCATTTCTGGAAATCATCGGAAAGACTCTAGCCAGCACAGGCAAAGGTGTTGTTGGTGTTCTCTGGAACGGTGAAGGTTACATCGGCAGCCGCTCCCTGCAAGGCTCCATTTACGCCGGCATTGGGACGGCAATTGCCAAAGGCCAAGATAGCTATGGTGGTGATGCGGAGCAGGTTGTGGCCGTAGGTGGCTCACGCGGTGGGCTGACCGCGTTGCTGGCGGGAGGCAATCCTCTAAGGCTGCCGTATCGGGTGCGGTACACATTGTGTTATGCACCTCCGCTAATTCTGAATGGGCTTACCCGTGAGTTTGCGGAAGGGGCATGCCCGTTGATCTGGCATGTGGCAGAGGTGGACACCGGTTACCGGGATATCTGGAAGAAGGACTGGCGGCATCCTCAGACCGGAAGATCAGGTATCGAGACTCTGCTACAGACACTTACGGGAGCTGGTAACTCTGCAAGTCTGCGGGAAACGACCGGACTGGAATCCGATTTCTTCTTAGACGGCCTTAAAGCGAGCGGCACTAAGCTACTGATAAACCACGGCACGCATGATGCCTTTACCCTCAGTCGATTCAGCTTTGCCTTCGCGGCCTTGGTCCGGCGTCACGGCATTCCACTTCGCCATGAGATCGGCTACCGCTTCGGGCATAACAACTGCACGGACCTTTACGAGCAGGCTGCTCTGTGTCTAAAAGCTATACTACAGGAACAGGAGCTTGAATTCACGGGGACGGTGCATTATCGCAGACGCAGTCCAGCTGCGGGCGAGTGGGAGCAGACGGAACGTTTTGTTCCGGTTCATCAGCCAGTTTTTCTGGAGGCACCGAAGTTCGTAGCGGTGGGTAGTCCAGTGGCTTGGACTCTTTATGGAGAGCCGGGAATGGAATACCGCCTAGAGCTGGGAATCCTAGATCAGCAGGCTTGGGAACAGAAGCAGCAGGTAGTCCGTAATGAGTGCATTACCCTCGCGTCCGGTGTTTTACCTGACAAACAGCATCCTCTTGAACTCTGCTCATGGCAGGATGGGGTAAGTCAACTCGCTGACGGGCAGCATGCGGGTTATTATCTCTATGAGTTATCTTACAGGCTCAAGGGTGAACAGGACTGGAACGTAGTATCTCCATCCCGTGTGCCGCAGCCCGGCGTGGAGCCGCAGGCGGTTCTCCGCATTTTGGAGGAGCAGCCCAATCCGGCGAGCGAAGCATTTCGAGCGGAAGCAGCCGTCCTATGCATTAGCTCAGGGCTAAGTGAGGCCTAA
- a CDS encoding glycoside hydrolase family 2 protein — translation MKQILLNDLKWEVKGYWPWVPLKGTSMELGQELMGVTDWMPATVPGGVHYDLYRQGWISNPYEELNSLSCEWVENRWWVYRTTLKHPELKASRVELVFQGLDYEAAVYADNILLGEHKGMFEPAVFDVTDLLSERESLEISVLLKQAPDEMGQIGKTSATFTQKSRFNYKWDFSTRLVNVGIWDDVVLRVHRDCSWQDVSITTDADLGENDGQVSGRISIQASIKQMAGPEHTGRLTASITCSDPKGNPLLVQTYSVLAGEVVNTELEIPEPQLWYPNGYGEQPLYSLELKLMDEDDMELDTRSLQTGIRKLNYILNEGSPDNALPYTVVINGCKIYIKGVNMTPLDHLYGNVTVEQYQQMIHLMKAAHINLIRVWGGGIIEKKAFYDLCDVNGIMVWQEFIQSSSGIDNIPSKQPEFLELLRKTACTALCDKRNHVSLTVWSGGNELMSEPNKPSDLSDSNLAMLKGLVEQYDPQRLFLPTSASGPVEYITEANGQGHDVHGYWKYMGNPYHYELYGSNDNLLHSEFGVDGLSSLKSLEKFLNEANQQPVSMENSAVWRHHGEWWDTLSREEEMFGSMNDLKQFSACSQWMQAEGIRFVLEANRRRKFRNSGSIVWQFNEPWPNVSCTNLVDYYGETKMAYHWVKQAFRPQHASLDYRSLLLTPGTRFHGNVFVHGVDGSKVKVDAEVLDATGRSLYRQTFEAEGDKDRAVCVGELNFSVPEPEDLLYFVRLSFRNIEEESQQNLYVFSTANQHLYAPALDLTGGNLQVRQESLWQPTGVGKISHQAHFTLHNTGSEVLLHVHAEEKGDRYWMEAEEQFLTLFPGEKRTVTVTCTPKLSGGFLAGENYCSTDGLPEIKFCSFLTAHGDTIPDEGEGIYE, via the coding sequence ATGAAACAAATATTATTGAACGATCTAAAGTGGGAAGTCAAGGGGTACTGGCCTTGGGTGCCGTTAAAGGGCACCAGCATGGAGCTAGGGCAGGAATTGATGGGAGTTACAGACTGGATGCCAGCTACTGTGCCGGGTGGAGTTCATTATGATCTCTACAGACAGGGCTGGATTAGCAATCCTTATGAAGAGTTGAACAGCTTAAGCTGTGAATGGGTAGAGAACCGTTGGTGGGTTTACCGCACGACTTTGAAACATCCTGAGCTGAAGGCATCCCGAGTTGAACTGGTCTTTCAGGGGCTAGACTATGAAGCAGCTGTTTACGCCGACAATATCCTGTTGGGTGAACATAAGGGAATGTTCGAACCTGCTGTATTTGATGTTACAGATCTCCTCTCGGAGCGGGAGAGTCTGGAAATCTCAGTGCTACTGAAGCAGGCACCGGATGAAATGGGTCAAATCGGCAAAACTTCGGCCACCTTTACGCAGAAGAGCCGTTTTAATTATAAATGGGATTTCTCCACCAGGTTAGTTAACGTCGGAATCTGGGATGATGTGGTACTGAGGGTTCACCGGGATTGTTCTTGGCAAGACGTGTCGATCACTACAGATGCGGACCTTGGTGAAAATGACGGGCAGGTGTCTGGTCGAATTTCTATTCAGGCAAGCATCAAACAGATGGCTGGTCCTGAACATACAGGAAGGCTGACAGCGAGCATCACTTGTTCTGATCCGAAGGGGAATCCGCTGCTGGTTCAGACGTACTCTGTTCTTGCGGGAGAAGTTGTGAACACGGAGCTCGAAATACCTGAACCTCAGCTATGGTATCCAAACGGTTACGGAGAACAACCGCTCTACAGCCTTGAGTTGAAGCTAATGGACGAAGACGATATGGAGCTCGATACACGAAGCTTACAGACAGGCATCCGCAAACTTAATTATATCCTTAATGAAGGAAGCCCCGACAACGCGCTACCTTATACGGTTGTGATCAACGGGTGCAAGATTTATATAAAAGGGGTAAATATGACACCCTTGGATCATCTCTACGGAAATGTGACGGTCGAACAGTATCAGCAGATGATCCATCTTATGAAAGCGGCACATATCAACCTAATTCGGGTATGGGGCGGTGGAATCATTGAGAAGAAAGCGTTTTACGACTTATGTGATGTAAACGGCATTATGGTCTGGCAGGAGTTCATCCAATCGAGTTCTGGCATTGATAATATTCCATCCAAGCAGCCAGAGTTCCTGGAACTGCTGCGTAAGACGGCTTGCACCGCACTCTGCGACAAACGCAATCATGTATCACTAACGGTATGGAGCGGTGGAAATGAATTAATGAGTGAACCAAACAAGCCTTCAGACCTCAGTGATTCCAATCTGGCGATGCTAAAGGGGCTGGTAGAGCAGTATGATCCGCAGCGGCTCTTTCTGCCGACCTCGGCATCTGGTCCGGTGGAGTATATTACGGAAGCCAACGGCCAGGGGCATGATGTTCATGGCTACTGGAAGTATATGGGCAACCCCTATCACTACGAATTATATGGCAGTAACGATAATCTGCTGCATAGCGAATTTGGTGTGGACGGTCTGAGTTCTCTCAAAAGCCTAGAGAAATTTCTGAATGAAGCCAACCAGCAGCCTGTCTCGATGGAGAACAGCGCCGTATGGAGACATCACGGGGAGTGGTGGGATACGCTAAGCCGTGAAGAAGAAATGTTCGGTAGCATGAATGATTTGAAGCAGTTCTCTGCTTGCAGCCAATGGATGCAGGCAGAAGGAATCCGCTTCGTGCTGGAGGCTAACCGTCGCCGCAAATTCCGGAACAGCGGCAGCATTGTCTGGCAGTTCAACGAGCCATGGCCGAATGTGTCTTGCACCAATCTTGTAGATTATTATGGTGAAACTAAAATGGCCTACCACTGGGTGAAACAAGCCTTCCGTCCGCAGCATGCTTCGCTAGATTATCGCAGCCTACTTTTAACGCCTGGTACTAGATTTCATGGAAATGTATTCGTACATGGTGTGGATGGAAGCAAGGTAAAGGTTGATGCAGAAGTGCTAGATGCAACGGGCAGAAGCCTATATCGGCAAACCTTCGAGGCAGAAGGAGACAAAGATCGTGCTGTCTGTGTTGGGGAGTTGAATTTCAGCGTGCCTGAGCCTGAGGATCTATTATATTTTGTCAGATTGTCATTCCGGAACATTGAAGAAGAATCGCAGCAAAATTTATATGTGTTCTCTACCGCTAACCAACATCTTTATGCCCCAGCACTTGATCTTACAGGTGGCAACCTTCAGGTGCGGCAGGAAAGCTTATGGCAACCTACTGGTGTAGGAAAGATAAGTCACCAAGCTCACTTCACTCTCCATAATACTGGTAGTGAAGTACTGTTACATGTACATGCAGAGGAGAAGGGGGACCGCTACTGGATGGAAGCAGAAGAACAGTTCCTCACCCTTTTTCCAGGAGAAAAAAGGACGGTGACGGTTACTTGCACACCAAAACTGTCGGGAGGATTTCTGGCTGGGGAGAATTACTGTAGTACCGACGGTCTGCCAGAAATTAAATTTTGCTCGTTTCTGACAGCACATGGCGATACGATACCAGATGAAGGAGAAGGAATTTATGAGTAA
- a CDS encoding alpha/beta hydrolase, producing the protein MERKYSQQLLTSMLERQHVINENGLDILIKPIPETDEPGVLDPRFYQSMESILKGFKGMLVKMMLKGSRKKNIQKSAAQMRKMMNGVNSIPITEGVDVRHATVQNGNVAVPVRIYTSQKKSGELQPVFYYIHGGGFVAGGPEVVEEMCKLVVANTGCVSIQVDYRLAPENPYPAGLDDCYTVLKWIYAHAEEFNGDPNRICISGDSAGGNLATVCAMKDRDEGTQMVKAQALLYPSVDAAGMQEHMQRRDVYEISPSQEKEIRSILDLLSGGLGTVGLGEYLGVPDDTIPYVSPLRGDLKGMPPVIILFGEYDFLRIEDDAYALKLKESGVKVKTVRYKGLSHGFADQVGVTPQAEDSLIEIGNFMLENV; encoded by the coding sequence ATGGAACGTAAATATTCGCAACAGCTTCTTACATCGATGCTAGAAAGGCAACATGTAATTAATGAAAATGGACTGGATATCCTGATTAAGCCTATTCCTGAAACCGATGAGCCTGGTGTACTGGATCCTCGCTTTTATCAAAGTATGGAGTCAATCCTAAAAGGTTTCAAGGGAATGCTGGTTAAGATGATGTTGAAAGGCAGCCGAAAGAAAAATATCCAAAAAAGTGCAGCCCAAATGCGCAAGATGATGAATGGCGTGAACAGCATTCCGATTACTGAAGGTGTTGATGTGAGGCATGCTACCGTTCAAAACGGTAATGTTGCTGTCCCGGTACGAATTTACACTTCGCAGAAGAAGAGTGGAGAGTTGCAGCCAGTGTTCTATTACATCCACGGAGGCGGTTTCGTAGCAGGAGGACCCGAAGTAGTAGAGGAGATGTGCAAGCTTGTGGTTGCAAATACGGGCTGTGTATCGATTCAGGTTGATTACCGCTTAGCTCCGGAGAACCCATACCCCGCTGGGCTCGACGACTGTTATACCGTGTTGAAATGGATATATGCTCACGCCGAAGAATTTAATGGTGATCCGAATCGCATCTGTATTTCCGGTGATTCCGCAGGTGGGAATTTAGCCACGGTATGCGCAATGAAAGATCGGGATGAAGGAACGCAGATGGTAAAGGCACAGGCACTACTATATCCAAGCGTGGACGCAGCAGGTATGCAGGAACATATGCAGCGCAGAGATGTTTATGAAATATCCCCTTCTCAGGAAAAAGAAATTAGATCTATATTGGATCTGTTGAGCGGTGGTTTAGGAACTGTCGGCTTAGGTGAATATCTGGGCGTGCCCGATGATACAATCCCTTATGTGAGCCCGCTGCGAGGAGATCTGAAAGGGATGCCGCCTGTCATTATTTTGTTTGGCGAATATGACTTTCTGCGGATTGAGGATGATGCATATGCCTTAAAGCTGAAGGAGTCGGGCGTCAAAGTGAAAACGGTACGGTACAAAGGACTTTCTCACGGCTTTGCCGATCAGGTGGGGGTCACACCGCAAGCGGAAGATAGTTTGATTGAAATTGGGAATTTCATGCTGGAGAATGTGTAA
- a CDS encoding carbohydrate ABC transporter permease, protein MIGRTTELNPLMTKKKKGYPVRRLFRDWSSWILIVPTLFAFFFFSWQPLVKGIVLSFFNTEGYNAVSFAGLQNYKDVIQNSAFQQTLTNSFVYVFWSLLIGFAVPIIVAVVINELRHGKSFFRFSVFFPSMVPGIAASMLWMFLFEPGKGGVLNIMLSALGFPVQQWLQDPDMTIMLIIFTITWRNFGGTVLLYLASLQSINHDLYEAASIDGANVWRRFKSITIPQISSMIGLMMILQISGVFQIFNEPLVMTEGGPNNASMTLMLQSYYYAFRSFEAGHSMALGVITFLVLMVLTIIYFRLDKKLNRE, encoded by the coding sequence ATGATTGGAAGAACCACTGAACTAAATCCTTTAATGACTAAGAAAAAGAAAGGTTATCCTGTGCGGCGTCTATTTAGAGATTGGTCATCTTGGATATTAATTGTCCCTACGCTGTTTGCCTTTTTCTTTTTTTCCTGGCAGCCGCTGGTCAAGGGCATTGTGCTCTCATTTTTCAATACAGAGGGTTATAATGCCGTAAGCTTTGCCGGACTCCAGAATTACAAGGATGTGATACAGAATTCAGCATTTCAGCAGACACTGACCAACTCTTTCGTGTATGTGTTCTGGTCGCTGCTGATCGGTTTTGCTGTACCCATTATAGTCGCAGTTGTGATCAATGAGCTCAGGCATGGGAAATCGTTTTTCCGCTTTTCGGTCTTTTTTCCGAGCATGGTTCCCGGCATTGCTGCCTCGATGTTATGGATGTTTCTGTTTGAGCCTGGGAAGGGCGGCGTGCTGAATATTATGCTGAGTGCTCTGGGATTCCCGGTGCAGCAGTGGCTTCAGGACCCGGACATGACGATTATGCTGATTATTTTCACGATTACCTGGCGGAATTTCGGGGGAACGGTGCTGCTCTATCTAGCCAGTCTGCAAAGCATTAATCATGATCTGTACGAAGCGGCTTCCATCGATGGTGCGAATGTGTGGCGGAGATTTAAAAGCATCACCATTCCGCAAATCTCCAGCATGATCGGATTGATGATGATTTTGCAGATTAGCGGTGTATTCCAGATTTTCAACGAGCCTCTAGTCATGACCGAGGGTGGGCCAAACAATGCTTCGATGACGTTGATGCTGCAAAGTTATTATTATGCGTTCCGAAGTTTTGAAGCAGGGCATTCCATGGCGCTGGGGGTTATTACTTTTCTTGTTCTGATGGTGCTAACTATTATTTATTTCCGGCTGGATAAGAAATTGAACAGGGAGTAG
- a CDS encoding carbohydrate ABC transporter permease: MKTKEAFGIIGNIEYRSPWVRVLYWCMFILMIVLAAVCILPPVWIMVSSLKDIKEFYAIPPTLIPRSFNVGKLWETWQEFNFFSYYLNTAYLAVGSVLFCLTFNGLAGYFFSKLKPRGSALLFALIVWTMMVPNTVGMVPLFKNLIDFPLLHLNLTNTYWPMWFMAAVNPVVILIFKNFFDTIPLALLEAAKIDGASTIGIFIRIILPLSGPVMATITILTMNSVWQDFFWPFMVLKDKSTWSVIVAIYNLKATLPQDIQFIALTFAILPPIILFVFFQKYIMNGQSMGGSIKE; this comes from the coding sequence ATGAAAACAAAAGAAGCATTTGGTATTATCGGCAATATAGAATATAGATCACCTTGGGTGCGCGTGCTGTACTGGTGCATGTTCATTCTGATGATTGTGCTTGCCGCCGTCTGTATTCTGCCTCCGGTCTGGATTATGGTTTCGAGTCTTAAAGACATCAAAGAGTTCTATGCGATCCCGCCCACCCTGATCCCTCGCTCATTCAATGTTGGCAAGCTATGGGAGACCTGGCAGGAATTTAACTTTTTCAGTTATTATCTGAATACGGCTTACTTAGCCGTCGGTTCTGTACTGTTCTGTCTTACGTTTAACGGGCTGGCAGGATATTTTTTTTCCAAGCTGAAGCCTCGAGGGAGTGCACTGCTGTTTGCTCTGATCGTGTGGACCATGATGGTTCCGAATACAGTCGGTATGGTGCCGCTGTTCAAAAACCTGATTGATTTTCCACTGCTGCACTTGAATCTGACCAATACCTACTGGCCGATGTGGTTTATGGCTGCCGTGAATCCAGTGGTAATTCTGATCTTCAAGAACTTTTTTGATACCATCCCACTGGCGCTGCTGGAAGCGGCCAAAATTGACGGAGCGAGCACCATCGGCATTTTTATCAGGATAATCCTCCCGCTTAGCGGACCAGTTATGGCCACAATTACAATACTAACGATGAACAGTGTCTGGCAGGACTTCTTCTGGCCTTTTATGGTGCTGAAGGATAAATCGACCTGGTCGGTCATTGTGGCCATCTATAATCTGAAAGCGACTTTGCCGCAGGACATTCAGTTTATTGCGCTGACGTTTGCGATTCTGCCGCCGATTATTCTGTTTGTTTTTTTCCAAAAGTACATTATGAACGGACAATCCATGGGCGGCAGCATTAAAGAGTAA
- a CDS encoding glycoside hydrolase family 2 TIM barrel-domain containing protein, translating into MQTKINLEGEWKLQLDETKQGLTLPFTDVITLPGTTSYARKGPKNEEVLVSALTDEYLFEGQVWFAREVFIPDELAGKACYLFLERTRLTTLWLDNTEIGSRNSLNTPHIYELPKLQAGIHTITVRVDNIDYPTKGGHLTSQDTQTNWNGITGRMELQFYGESQLTNIRLESNLTERTVRITAILDSNSETTLAVSAQSFNSEETHAVDEREFPVSPGLFSVDYVLGQNALLWSEGAPNLYNITLVLKDRDGHITDQQELIFGLKEFRAEGDKFTINGEKTFLRGKHDGLIFPLTGYAPTDVEEWVRILGISKSYGINHYRFHTCCPPEAAFTAADMLGIYMQPELPFWGTITEKTDDGHNQAEQDYLISEGYAILQAFGNHPSFVMMSLGNELWGSKAKIDSFLKDYKAFDNRILYTQGSNNHQWVPEILEHDDFFSGVRFSRDRLFRGSYAMCDAPLGHVQTALPSTMKDYDDQIVPLDLLDGEKIEDTAGGEIQIQYGTEAKTVKADEASGEWIPHIPVVSHEIGQYATYPNFEEIEKYNGPLKAENFKIFRERLESKGLGHLAAKYFECSGQLAVACYKEELEAAFRSRRLAGFQLLDLQDFSGQGTALVGVLDAFMDSKGMISPEEWRTFCNDAVLLARFPKYNYVSGEPFDAHVELSCFRSGLPDTLELRWELTVDNGILAEGTSEVNVPAGTNYINICDLEITLPVVDRMSTIVLSLSIQGTDIRKSYDLWIYPEKSGNMLEGIHVFDKLSSDALALLEQGENVLLMPKPETLQNAVEGYYCTDFWCYPMFRSISESMNRPVPVGTMGLLIDNSHPVFHEFPTEEYSTYPWWNIVQHSKSIIMDEADRSWNPVVQTIDNFERNHKLSFLVECSVGAGNLLVCALDADKVSNTPEGRQFLSSLAGYMKSAAFKPQYKATVNELLELIK; encoded by the coding sequence TTGCAGACAAAGATCAACCTAGAAGGCGAATGGAAGTTGCAATTGGATGAGACAAAACAGGGACTAACCTTGCCTTTTACAGATGTTATCACACTGCCGGGAACAACGTCATACGCACGTAAAGGACCAAAGAACGAGGAAGTTTTAGTAAGCGCTCTAACCGATGAATATTTGTTTGAAGGGCAAGTCTGGTTTGCAAGAGAGGTATTCATTCCGGATGAGCTGGCTGGTAAGGCCTGCTATCTATTTTTGGAACGGACGAGACTTACGACGCTTTGGCTGGACAATACGGAGATCGGTAGCCGTAATAGTCTGAACACCCCGCATATATATGAATTGCCGAAGCTACAAGCTGGAATTCATACAATCACCGTCCGTGTGGACAATATCGATTACCCAACCAAAGGCGGACATTTGACTTCACAGGATACCCAGACCAACTGGAATGGAATTACCGGTCGTATGGAGCTTCAGTTCTATGGGGAATCGCAGCTTACTAATATCCGATTGGAGTCGAATCTGACTGAACGTACGGTTCGTATTACAGCAATTTTGGACAGCAACAGTGAAACTACGCTTGCGGTGTCTGCCCAAAGCTTCAATAGTGAAGAGACACACGCGGTGGACGAGCGTGAGTTTCCTGTTTCACCGGGGCTTTTTTCCGTCGATTATGTGCTAGGACAAAACGCGTTGCTCTGGAGTGAAGGCGCTCCCAATCTTTATAATATAACCCTTGTTTTGAAAGACAGGGATGGACATATTACTGACCAACAGGAGCTTATCTTTGGTTTGAAGGAATTCCGAGCGGAGGGCGACAAGTTTACAATCAACGGAGAGAAAACCTTTCTCCGCGGCAAACATGACGGCCTGATCTTCCCGCTCACCGGCTATGCCCCAACTGATGTCGAGGAATGGGTAAGAATCCTTGGCATTTCCAAGTCCTATGGTATCAATCATTATCGCTTCCATACCTGCTGTCCACCGGAGGCTGCATTTACCGCTGCGGATATGCTTGGGATCTATATGCAACCAGAACTTCCATTCTGGGGTACAATCACGGAAAAAACCGATGATGGCCATAATCAAGCAGAGCAGGATTATCTGATCAGTGAGGGTTATGCCATTCTCCAGGCCTTCGGCAATCATCCCTCCTTCGTGATGATGTCCCTTGGTAATGAGTTATGGGGCAGTAAAGCTAAAATTGATTCTTTCCTGAAGGACTATAAAGCGTTCGATAATCGGATTCTCTATACACAGGGCTCCAACAACCACCAATGGGTACCGGAAATTCTGGAACATGACGATTTCTTCAGTGGGGTACGCTTCTCCAGAGACCGACTATTTAGAGGCTCTTATGCCATGTGTGATGCACCACTAGGACATGTACAGACTGCCTTGCCGAGTACAATGAAGGATTATGATGATCAAATCGTACCTTTGGATCTCTTAGATGGAGAGAAGATCGAAGATACAGCTGGCGGTGAGATCCAGATTCAGTATGGTACCGAAGCCAAGACCGTGAAGGCAGATGAGGCATCCGGAGAATGGATACCGCATATTCCTGTTGTTTCGCATGAGATTGGACAATACGCAACCTATCCAAATTTTGAAGAGATCGAAAAATATAACGGACCACTCAAGGCCGAGAATTTCAAAATTTTCCGTGAACGCTTGGAAAGTAAGGGACTGGGGCATTTAGCCGCTAAATACTTCGAATGTTCAGGTCAGCTGGCCGTAGCCTGTTACAAAGAGGAACTCGAGGCGGCATTCCGCTCCCGGCGGCTTGCCGGCTTCCAGCTCCTGGATCTCCAGGATTTCAGCGGTCAGGGAACAGCATTAGTAGGTGTCCTCGACGCCTTTATGGATTCCAAAGGAATGATTAGCCCTGAGGAATGGCGAACCTTCTGTAATGATGCCGTTCTGCTGGCGAGATTTCCTAAGTATAACTATGTCTCCGGTGAACCGTTCGATGCTCATGTAGAGCTAAGCTGCTTCCGCAGCGGTTTGCCAGATACACTTGAATTACGTTGGGAACTGACTGTCGATAACGGTATTTTGGCAGAAGGGACAAGCGAGGTGAACGTTCCTGCAGGAACGAATTACATCAATATCTGCGATTTGGAAATAACGCTGCCTGTAGTTGACCGGATGAGTACAATCGTATTGTCTCTCTCGATACAGGGGACAGATATTCGTAAGAGCTACGATCTATGGATTTACCCAGAAAAGAGCGGCAATATGCTGGAAGGCATCCATGTATTCGACAAGCTGTCTAGTGATGCGCTTGCACTGCTGGAGCAAGGTGAGAACGTGCTGCTGATGCCGAAACCGGAAACTCTCCAAAATGCTGTCGAGGGTTATTACTGCACAGATTTCTGGTGTTACCCAATGTTCCGCTCTATCTCAGAGAGCATGAACCGGCCAGTTCCTGTGGGTACCATGGGGCTGTTAATTGATAACAGCCATCCTGTATTCCACGAGTTCCCTACCGAGGAGTATTCAACATATCCATGGTGGAATATCGTTCAGCACTCAAAATCCATTATCATGGATGAAGCTGATCGAAGTTGGAATCCCGTGGTGCAGACCATCGACAATTTTGAAAGAAACCATAAGCTTAGTTTCCTCGTGGAATGCAGCGTAGGAGCAGGCAACTTACTAGTGTGCGCTTTAGATGCAGACAAGGTAAGCAATACGCCTGAAGGAAGACAGTTCTTATCAAGCCTTGCGGGTTACATGAAATCCGCAGCGTTCAAACCACAATACAAAGCAACTGTTAACGAGCTTCTTGAGTTAATCAAGTAG